A stretch of Coregonus clupeaformis isolate EN_2021a chromosome 37, ASM2061545v1, whole genome shotgun sequence DNA encodes these proteins:
- the LOC121553387 gene encoding protein FAM53B-like, with protein MVIIFSKTLEKKKGGDHVRAKDTEYLLLCERRTMSRGTTLFSRGTVEADRWLDLGRGCAIQRGTPCESGASLESLWDVLPEECQRRSLIWGHEVGPATAITSLIRDLNLGDAKLAATQSLALATSTSASTAPPSKRQCRSLSFSEEFGGCRSSWRPQVSRVWTAVEKRRCHSGGSVHRCSGGGGVGGSGGFSGGHFPAMQRSSSFSLPSRSNNPTDSTLALPCFTQRLPLHPLFTASPTSPSHHHYHHSLRPLSLSHEQISLPEHHREGASSPDFTQEMGRRAGQRAGGTWGLSRSKSQPCVLNDKKIGMKRRRPEDAKEPRPSLDLAKMTQKLQTFHSLSCPGFSGPDSCHSNMPPPSARSLSQSESDFACASDLCAETQQEVDEEEDDSSYKELDSDSACSLDSRPGSPCRGGGGRMGQGHTLWKGECGTEKDIYQLGGELDIDQIERN; from the exons TGTGAGCGCCGCACCATGAGCAGAGGGACTACCCTCTTCTCCCGTGGCACTGTGG AGGCAGACAGGTGGCTGGACCTGGGCCGAGGCTGTGCCATCCAGCGAGGGACGCCCTGCGAGTCCGGCGCCAGTCTGGAGAGCCTGTGGGACGTTCTGCCTGAGGAGTGCCAGCGGAGGAGCCTGATCTGGGGCCACGAGGTTGGCCCTGCCACTGCCATCACCAGCCTCATCCGAGACCTTAACCTGGGCGATGCCAAGCTGGCAGCCACCCAGTCCCTGGCCCTCGCCACCTCCACTTCAGCCTCCACAGCGCCCCCTAGCAAGCGCCAGTGCCGctcgctctccttctctgaaGAGTTTGGTGGCTGCCGGTCATCATGGAGACCTCAGGTGTCGCGAGTGTGGACAGcggtggagaagaggaggtgcCACAGTGGGGGGAGTGTGCATCGCTGCTCTGGAGGAGGTGGTGTAGGAGGTAGTGGAGGTTTTTCAGGGGGTCATTTTCCTGCCATGCAGCGGAGCTCCAGTTTCAGCCTGCCCTCCCGCTCCAACAACCCCACAGACAGCACTCTGGCGCTGCCCTGCTTCACCCAGCGCCTGCCCCTTCACCCCCTGTTCACTgcctcccctacctccccctcccaccaccactaccatcactcCCTCAGGCCCCTCTCCTTGTCCCATGAGCAGATCAGCCTGCCAGAGCACCACAGGGAGGGGGCCAGCTCCCCGGACTTCACCCAAGAGATGGGGAGACGTGCTGGGCAGAGAGCAGGGGGGACTTGGGGCCTGTCGCGGAGCAAGTCCCAGCCCTGCGTCCTGAACGATAAGAAGATCGGCATGAAGCGCCGGAGACCAGAGGATGCTAAGGAACCACGGCCCTCCCTGGACCTGGCCAAGATGACCCAG AAACTCCAGACATTCCACAGCTTGAGCTGCCCTGGGTTCTCTGGTCCGGACAGCTGTCACTCAAACATGCCCCCGCCCTCCGCCAGGAGCTTGAGCCAATCGGAATCTGACTTCGCCTGTGCGTCTGACCTATGTGCTGAGACTCAACAGGAAGTGGACGAGGAGGAGGATGACTCTTCCTATAAGGAGTTGGACAGTGACTCAGCGTGTAGCCTGGACTCTAGGCCTGGGTCCCCAtgcaggggagggggggggagaatgGGGCAGGGACACACCCTCTGGAAGGGTGAGTGTGGGACAGAGAAGGACATCTACCAGCTGGGGGGTGAGCTGGACATCGACCAGATCGAGAGGAACTGA